A region of the Mytilus edulis chromosome 11, xbMytEdul2.2, whole genome shotgun sequence genome:
tatggtatgggttttgctcgttgTTAAAGGTCATACGGAAACCTCTTGTTgactatagggtatgggttttgctcgttgTTAAAGGTCGAACGAAAACCTATTGTTGACTATAGGGTATGAGTTTTGCTCGTTGTTAAAGGTCGAACGGAAATCTATTGTTGACTATAGGGTATGGGttatgctcattgttaaaggtcgaaCGGAAACCTATTGTTGACTATAGGGTATGGGTCTTGCCGTTGTTAAAGGTCGAACGGAAACCTATTGTTgactatagggtatgggttttgctcatagTTAAAGGTCGAACGGAAACCTATTGTTgactatagggtatgggttttgctcgttgTTAAAGGTCGAACGGAAAACTATTGTTGACTATAgcgtatgggttttgctcattgttaaaggtcgaaCGGAAACCTATTGTTgactatagggtatgggttttgctcattgttaaaggtcgaaCGAAAACCTATTGTTGACTATATGGTATGGCTTTTACTcgttgttaaaggtcgtacggaAACCTGTTGTTGACTATAGGGTATGGGTCTTTCCGTTGTTAAAGGTCGAACGGAAACCTATTGTTGACTATAGGGTATGGGTCTTGCcgttgttaaaggtcgtacggaAACCTATTGTTGACTATAgcgtatgggttttgctcattgttaaaggtcgaaCGGAAACCTATTGTTgactatagggtatgggttttgctcattgttaaaggtcgaaCGAAAACCTATTGTTGACTATATGGTATGGCTTTTACTcgttgttaaaggtcgtacggaAACCTGTTGTTGACTATAGGGTATGGGTCTTTCCGTTGTTAAAGGTCGAACGGAAACCTATTGTTGACTATAGGGTATGGGTCTTGCcgttgttaaaggtcgtacggaAACCTATTGTTGACTATAGGGTATGGGTCTTTCCGTTGTTAAAGGTCGAACGGAAACCTATTGTTGACTATAGGTATGGGTCTTGCCGTTGTTAAAGGTCGAACGGAAACCTATTGTTGACTATAGGTATGGGTCTTGCCGTTGTTAAAGGTCGAACGGAAACCTATTGTTGACTATAGGTATAGGTCTTGCCGTTGTTAAAGGTCGAACGGAAACCTATTGTTGACTATAGGGTTTGGGTCTTGCcgttgttaaaggtcgtacggaAACCTATTGCTGACTATAGGGTATgagttttgctcgttgttgaaggtcgtacggaaACCTGTTGTTGACCATAGGTTATGGGTCTTTCcgttgttaaaggtcgtacggaAACCTATTGTTGACTATAGTGGTATTGGTTTTCCTcgttgttaaaggtcgtacggaAACATATTGTTgactatagggtatgggttttgctcgttgTTAAAGGTCGTTTGGAAACCTATTGTTGCATACATCTACGTGATGtttgatatttgtctcattgtcaaccataccacatctccgtattttatattcaacaaaagacaggTGTTTATACAAACATCTCTAAGTCGTCTCTAATCGATGACAGTTTTAAATCGTTTAAATAATGAACGATTTGATATGAacaccaaaattttaaaataataaaagatatgaCATCGGACAATCAACGATGCGTTTTCTGACTTTGAAAATCTACATTATTATTTGGCAGAATTAGGCATTTTTGGGGGATCTCTATCCCTATGTTTTATCAGACATGCATCgatgaaactatgggattttttttatattctggaATGTATCTCTCTCATTCATACCTTTTTGCTCTTTCTTTATGTCTTTGGTTggttacttttattatattttttcatatcaaaataaaactaaatttagTATTTTGGCTTCGATCATCACGGAAAAGATGGGATCTTGTCGAGGTTTCGAAGTGTGTGTATTATTTTTCTAGTTAATGTTATAAAAAGGCGAATGGGGTAATTGTGTGCAACTGTTTGGGCATCACCACTATATGTGCATGTACAAAGACTGGCTACCTTGACCAAATGCTTTTCGTCGTTGTAAGTGTTTGTATGGATATTTTCTTGAACGAGTCTAGCGTTGGTGATTGTTGTGGTTTGGTGTACTGTTGCAACTCTTCCGTGCAAAGACCAAGATCATAAACTCAGAAGACATGCCTTTGGATAAGTTCGGTGAGCCGAAAACATTGCTtactatttgttttatactgttttgTTGGTAAATTCGTATCCGGCAGAAGATTATTATGTATTTAAATTCTAGATCATACTTTTCTagttaaatttaaagaaattttgaaaataagtaaaatgaGTTTATGATTCACATAAAAGACTACGTAATCGAAAAGTCACTTAtaataatgttggttttttttaatgtgttcatTTTCTGGTGTACATGTAGTTTTCTGGTGTACATGTAGTTTGAATTCATCAATGAAACATAAAGTGCATCCAACTACTTCGTTTGCACAAAATCTAAACAAAACACTAGTCCTTAAAAAGTTTCAACGTGTATTATAAGAAtgatatatgataaaaacaaattgtcacAGCTGAACTTATCAGGAAAACAGATTATGTGACGAGCAATAAATCTATCGCAAAAGTCTTAAtgaaggggaaataactcataCCGAATATCGCCTCACTTAGAAGTATTTGgcaaaattattaaacaaatacaTACCGATATTCTAatgcatgaaaaattgaaatggaaATGTTTACGATtcaaaagatttttatttttcaaattttatttttgtacttttgtctATCATTTACAATACTTCTCAAAACAACAACTTTGACAGTGAGTCTTTATAAAAATACTCCTTGAACATTTTAGTATAAATTACGGTCAATCTGTAGATAACATACATATTATTGACTTATTAAACTGTAAGTGTTTTCTTCATTGCAGAAGGTTTGTATGGTTATCTACATCAAAGTCATTTAGGCCctttgtctcatgggcaatctctttatttttattgtacaaaGTTTTTCGTGAGTGTCCTTATGTCCTTGGATTTCGTGGATGAAATCGTTTTCCCTCATTTTTGCGGGTATATGTGAACTAGGCATTTTACTTATTTAAGcgataagaataaaataaaatttattgttttatgcAGAACTTTTAAAAACCATGAAATGAAGTATCCAATTCAATACATTTTTTCCACAATGGTCGATAATTGATTTAAACGATATTGAATTCAAAGAATCATCGATCAAGACCGATTTCACAGACATTAGTTCAACCTTAAATTGAGATCGAGTGGCCAAGTGAATAATCAATGAATGGCATTTTTTTCGAACAATGaactttcaatggtatttttaaacgGAATGTATAATTCCATAGAAAAGTATGATACGAGTTAGATCATAAGTTTAGAAAGTAGAATTTCATCTTGTGTCATACACGTACAGCTACATCTCTCTCTATCACAGACGCCTTTAGGGCAATTATTATTACACCATTTAAGAAGTCCGGGAGTATGACTCCATTCCGGTGTTACGGTACAAGATAGAACAGTTCCTGGTAAACAGCTCTCCTCTGTTACACTTCCGCCTCCCATCATTTGTGAAAAGAGTGAAGCCATTCCTACATCCATAGCAGGATTTCCTTTAACTGCTTTATTCCCAACGGTTCCGGTTGAAGACATTGATCCCAGATTAAAAGTATCGAATGGCATCTCTGTTCCTAATTTACCAAATGGTGAAGTATCCGACCTCTTTGGACCACCAAAAAGATCAAACCCTGATCCCGTAGGAGTCATCGTATTACCTCCAAACAAGTCTATACCGCCTTTTCCGCCAATTCCATTTCCACCCACTGCATTTAACATACCGTTACCTTCACCACCAAGACCCATACCAGGCAGTTGGGCAAGTATACCACTAAGGTCAAGGTTAATGGCCCCTCCAGGCTTATTGCCAGATCCAGGTATCTTAAGTTTTAAGTTATTTGCGGATCCAATCCCGGAATTAGTTCCGTGTCCTCCTTTACTTCCACCATGGCCGTTACTTCCAGTTCCACCTTTTCCACCATGACCTCCAACCCCGCCTTTTCCACCATGACCTCCAACCCCGCCTTTTCCACCATGACCTCCTATTCCGCCATTTCCACCATGACCTCCTCCATTACCATGACCTCCAGCCCCGCCTATTCCACCATGACCTCCAATCCCGCCTTTACCTCCAATTCCACCATTTCCACCATGACTTCCAGTCCCGCCCATTGCAAAATGACCTCCACCATTACCATGACCACCACCATGAGCTCCATTCCCGCCTATTCCAGTGTGACCTCCTCCATTATTATGACTTCCAGCCCCGCCCATTTCAAGATGACCTACTCCATTACCATGACCTCCACCATTGCCATTAACTGTACCAAAATCAATGAAACCATGGCCCATATTAGTACCTCCTGCTCCATGACTGCCTACTCCACCATTATTTCCAGCGGCCATGTCAAATGGATTGCCTACAGGTATTCCGCCAGCTCCTAAATTATGACCATTGCCCCCATTTGAATGTGTAGCAATGTGACCATGTCCATGACCACCATTACCGTGGCCTTGACCACCAATGCCACCATGACCATTATTACCACCTAGACCTTCAATTGCTCCAAGTCCCTGTCCTGGACCCGCAGGACTGTGTACATCGATTTTCACTTGTACTGTTTCAGTTTCTATACCATGAAGAGGTGCGATTGGTGGCTCTTGTGCTTGTATTGGACCTGCTACAGAACCATCAATGGGCGATATCAGTCTTATTGGTTCAGCAAATGCATCACCTTGTATACCATGTAACGGTTGAGGAAATGTATTGCCAATTACCGGAAGTCCATTGTCGAGCAGAACTCCATCTGTTCCATCCCATATAGCTGTTCTATCGCCACCAATATTTTGAACTCCTCCAACAATGTTACCTCCCTCAGATATTAAAACCCCATTACCATGGTTACTGGGTCTAGGGGAGGGAAGGTGCACGCCGTCAAAAATAGCTACAGCACCATTACTGGCTCCAAAATTATCTCCTACGCCTAATTCAGGGCCATCAAAAACTATTCCGTTTCCAATATCGGTCATCTCTCCTACAGTTCGACGGCTGCCTCCGTCTATATGACCACCAACAGTTCCAAGAATGCCTCCGTCTATATGCCCACCAACAGCCATTCCAAGTCCGACCTCCGCGTCAAAGTTGTGTTGTTCATTTAAATTTAGTTCTCTTCTTACATTCAAACTGTTAGAATTGCCAACAACTTCACTTATAAAGGTTCTTCCTGGTCTGTCGGCTACACATTGACAATTACAGGTTAAAGGACATACACCTTCACCACAGCCAATAGCACATAAATAGTTTGTAGATTCACCATAAATCTGCGCTGTACAGGACACAGTCTGATGTTTATTACAAAAAGGTATAAGCTGTTGTTTTTCTACTGGTATCAACAAATATGGAATTAAAGCTTTAGAGAATTTGACCTTGGCCTTGGGTAGGCACTCACAGACACAAGGTTTAAAACATGGCTTCCCTTTACATAATGTCACACACTTTCTTGTTGGTTTCCCGTTGAAAACGTAATACGGGAACTGACGACATTTAGCTATGAAGTTTTTAGGACACATTCTTGGACGTTTACTGTAATCAAAATTTATTTCCGTTTCTTTCCAAACTTTGATGGCCTTTTTGGCGACCTGTATAGGAATGACTCGTGCATTGACGCCGTCCAATTTCATCTTTGgctgaaaaataaatagaaaatagttATACTACAATATATTAAAATCTTATATATGTATGTACTTTCACACTATATCGTGTAATAATTTTGCCAAATGAGTGCGCAACGCTGTAGTGTTACTTTTCATACCATGTGCTGAACAAATCATATTTTATCATtgttatagaatgaaattcaaaacagtgtggctgtggccattgattgacgcattaaattcatccattgactgggacaatttacgtgaacgtttgtctgtaacgaccactgttcacgacgtacctacgatagacatttaaactgtgggtcaccaaaggtttcttaacgcctttaattataaaataattcgaaaatttaatcaggaataacctttatgttttgatttatataattgatattaatcaaaacatcgtgttatttttgattcatttttcgaattactttattaaggtgttgagaacctttggtgaccccatagtttaagtatCTTTGAAAAGTGCATAGTGAGAAGtgatcgttacatacaaacgttcacctaaattgtcccagtcaatgaatgaatttaatgtgtcaatcaatggccacagccacactgtttcgAATTTCATTCTATGTGTTTATAAAAACTTGATACACACATCgcatagaatattaaaaaaatcaagctcgacttttgtatatattttttccctTTTGAATCTTATTATTCAAAACTTGCAAGTATTCAGATAGATCAAGAAATATTGACTCCGCTCTATCGATTGTGGAACCCATATATGCTCAACGTCTGCAATTTTTTTGAAAGGAAAAGAACAAGGTACTTACATGtaactttttttaacaatattatttgtTTCATTTCTATAAACATTTGTTAGTCTCTGTTCATAACACACCTGTACGCATCGCAAAGCAGAAAAACAATGCAACATTTTAGTCTTCATTTGTGCAGTGCTTGTTAACTTTCATTTGTTTGCAGGTTGCATCGAATAAAACTCATGAATATGCATAGTGTCGGAATATATTAGTCGAATTACTTTTTATGttcctttttcaaaatgacaaaattttagTAAATGAAATTAATAACGACATTTTTATGAGACCATTACAtataaacaatgaataaaatacAACGATGTAATTGTCATTCTTTGGTGTCATAATAACCTCAAATTGTTTTGGACAACAATGGATTCAAACGACCCCTAAAAGCAACAAGAACAATTTACTGATCATTTGATGGTTTGAATGTGacagttattttactttttacttactAGTATAAGAATAACGTGTTTTTGAGTACAATGCCGTATTAATATATAACACAAATCAAACGACTGACTTATTCTGGTCCAGGCCGCTTTTTAAATTGTGACTAGCagtttttcattcaaaataagattgagaattgaaatggggaatatgtcaaagggaCAAGCACCCAACGAAATAGCAGAAAACAACAGAAGGCCACCAATCGGTCTGCGACACAGCGAGAACATTCCACACACCGAGGCGTTCACAAAGTTAATTTTACTGATAAGGACTATGAGAGTCATACGAAGAGGTGACTTTATACCAATGATACGACAACCCAACGTAATAACTACTGTCAAGACTATGTATAGGTTAAAATACAGTCAATACATATGTCTTCAGTATTtgacgtttgttgatgtggtttctAAGCGTTTTTCGTTtctgttttttagctcacctggcccgaagggccaagtgagcttttctcatcacttggcgtccggcgtccggcgtcgtcgtcgtccgtcgtcgtcctgcgtccggcgttaacttttacaaaaatcttctcctctgaaactactaggccaaatttaaccaaacttggccacaatcatcattggggtatctagtttaaaaattgtgtccggtgaccccgccaactaaccaagatggccgccatggctataaatagaacataggggtaaaatgcagtttttggcttataactcaaaaaccaaagcatttagggcaaatctgacatggggtaatattgttaatcaagtttagatctatctgccctgaaattttcagatgaatctgacattccgttgttaggttgctgcccctgaattggtaattttaaggaaattttgttgtttttggttattatcttgaatattatttcagatagagataaactgtaaaaagcaataatgttcagcaaagtaagatctacaaataagtcaacatgaccaaaatgatcagttgaccactttaggagttattgccctttatagtcaatttttaaccatttttcgtaaatcttagtaatcttttagaaaaatcttctcctctgaaactgctgggccaaattatttgaaacttggccacaatcatcattggggtatctagtttaaaaattgtgtctggtgaccccgccaactaaccaaaatgaccgccatggctataaatagaacataggggtaaaatgcagtttttggcttataactcaaaaaccaaagcatttagagcaaatctgacatggtttaaattgttaatcaggtgaagatctatctgccctgaaattttcagatgaattggacaacctgttttagggttgcggcccctgaattggtaattttaaggaaattttgctgtttttggttattatattgactattattatagatataggtaaactgtaaacagcaataatgttcagcaaggtcagatttacaaataagtcaacatgaccaaaatggtcagttgacctctttaggagttattgccctttaaagtcaatttttaaccattttttgtaaattttatatatcttttactaaaatcttcttctctgaaactgctgtgccaaattgatccaaacttggccacaatcatctttggggtttcttgtttaaaaaatgtgtccggtgacctggccatcaaaccaagatggtcgccacatctaaaaatagaacataggggtaaaatgcagtttttggcttataactcaaaaaccaaataatttagagaaaatctgacatgaagtaaaattgttaatcaggtcaagatctatctgccctgaaattttcagatgaattggacaacctgttttgggttgcggcccctgaattggtaattttaaggaaattttgctgtttttggttattatattgaatattattatagatataggtaaactgtaaacagcaataatgttcagcaaagtaagatctacaaataagtcaacataaacgaaatggtcaattgacccctgtaggagttattgacctttgtagtcaattttcaatctgcttcctttgtttaatattcacatagaccaaggtgagcgacacaggctctttagagcctctagtttttttatatatatatatataaataagaactaTGTTAACCtgtttggatggttttacacttgtctaGTGATGTTTTGGTCccttataacttgctgttcggtgtgagccaaggctccgtgttgaagaccgtactttgacctataacggtttacatttttaaattgggacatggagagttgtctcattgacactcataccacatcttctttaacTATGTATAtataggtcaaattacggtcTATATAAAATGTCAAGCTTTAAATCCtagaaaaatattataataaatttgaaGGTTCAAgagtaaatatttaattattaatttgtttattcATGGTGTTTTTCTCGACTTGGAAGATACATTGTATTTCTATTCTTACTAGTACCgccacacaggcacttgtctcagaatttttttcctaTATATACCTTACTATTAAGGTATATCgagaaaaaattctgagacaagtgcctgtatACCACCAAGGTAATTTAAATTCATAACCGTCATGAAGACCACACATAATGGACTATGTAAACGAAAGTATTATGAATGTCTAATGTCATTGTGTCTACTCACTTCCGCTAATAAACTAGTCTGAGACCTGGGCTGATATGCATAACACTGCTTAATTTAAGATTTGTGCCGAATGGACGGATTTTTCTACTTTTCCTACGATGAATTAGTACTACGATTAGATATCTTAACTTAAGTGGTTttatctgggaacagtatatctatatatttttaaagaatgcaaaccttttttttcattaagaaatATCCAATAATTGTTAACCTCCGACCAAAGATTTCGGTTGAGAAATATcccaaaagttttaaagtatcTGAAAAAAGAGGGAAGCAAAGAGAATACCTTTTGCCTTAATGATTTCCAAACAGAACAGTCAATTCCGACTTTTAAAGTCAAGTTTCCTTCAATTAGTTCCGACAGGGTTTGTTTTCAgtcattataattttataattttaatgtcaGAAGAGTTTTTCGACGctatcatttgaattatttttttcttcaaaatttaacacttaggtattgggaaaatatgcattcagatcatttttttttagagttaaATGATCTCTCCCTTATTGGTGTGATCCAGTTAATACTGGATTGACAGTATAATTGCCCTGTTGTCAACTTATTGTggtatatatcaaatttatatagGAATCCGAAACAATAAACATGGTCGCATGTTgacattatatatacatgttgtaaAAATATCCAAATTGACACGTTTATATTTGCGCTTGCTTTTATTTAATCGTTTTTATTTATCTAGCTGTCAGGTAGCGAGGATATATATACTAAGAACCTATATGTACGTAATTCTACGCTTCATTGTAATCAGGAGTTAGTACAACCATGTAGGTTGTATACTATTTCAAATAGTCGAGTAGCGTAATATATAACGGTATAAGTGTAGTTCCAATTGACCGACTTGTGACTTGATTACAATACATGATGTTAATTTGATGATAAAACAGATTGTTACCCTTTTTTATCGTCTTCTTTTGCATATTTTGCATTTAACGTACAATATGAAGATgtagtattattgccaatgagacacctattCGCCAGAAACCAAATGACCTAAAATTAATTAACTTAAGgtcaccagagacatataatacatgtattatatgctTCTGAGGTCacggtaaggccttcaacaatgataaaaatccATATCTTGTTTACAAAGCAATTACAgaataagtttgaattttgtttcaaTTAACTTCATAACTTATTTTAAAAGCGGCTATGTTACGatgtaaattaacaaaaacaatagTTAACAACTAGGGTTTTGCTGTACCTGAATAAAGTGTGTGGATAAATGttgttaaaacaaataattacagATTTCAATAAGTTTGGTTCTAGATGACAAATATTCTTGTCGACCATTATACTTTGATGTTAGTAACATTAAACTGTACCAATTTTACTACAATTGTTTTGCCTTTTGTTCATATGCTCTCGAGACCACATATTTAAAAACCAAAACCTGATACAAACTTTTGCCAGCTGATAAAACCAAAAAGGAGCGGAATAATAAACAAACCCGGCCAAGAAATCAGGTTATTGCATGCGGGAGATCCTTTCCTTAATTGCACAtgattcttattttattttatatagtacGCTTATATACAGCAGCATATGAGTCTGCGCAAAACCTAATGCTaagaaattttattaaatataccaGACAAACTTGTGCAGTACTAGATAAATTAAAACGATAGTTATTGGGTCAAAAATAACTCCATGTCTCATTTGACGTTTAAGTGTAAATCAAGATACCTTCTCCTAAAATCATGTAGGAATGGATGGATACGTTTTGAATTATGCCACTGGTTCCTTTAAAGACTGCACAATGCTTTAATTTAACACATGTtgcttttttcaaattattattgtTCTAATTAAGTTAAACGAAAAGGCATTTGATGTACCAGAACGCGCTTCGAAGACGCTTTTGGCACGTAGGTTGTTGACCGAAAACACAATTATCGCCATTTGGTACCAAAATGGACTCCTCCACAATGTATAACTTGCAAATTTTTGTTAATACTCCTTCCTAATTTATTTTTTCGTATTTTATGCATGGAATATCTAAAGGgtggtgaaattacactgtaaaagaATTAAGTCATAGattttaatttgcatttaatgTTCTAATCGAACGCATTACAAATTAATTGTGTTATTCTGAAGTTTTATTGGGCAATAAATTTTTATGTGTTGCTTGTTTTAATTTCGgtattttaaaacttttcatttaatttctTGAGGTTTTTTCACGAAAATTTAATAATTATCTACTTAATAATTAGTAAAACAAGATTCTTTGATTTAGCTACAGGGAgatattttttgcaaaaaaaagtgCGTAAAAGATGTAACATAACTGTATGAGGGAGGGGTATTATAGGGGATATTACTGCAATCAAACCAAATAGTGCACTTTTGTTGAAGagtaaaatgaaaagaaaaatccTAACTTGGTTCAAGTTTCTGtgtgaaaatataataaatagtgctacccctccccccccccctccgAAA
Encoded here:
- the LOC139495937 gene encoding uncharacterized PE-PGRS family protein PE_PGRS46-like, whose amino-acid sequence is MKLFGLLMLQTLIFFIECHRLRPISKSFYRKVLNKYYGPRRIQQPSYNWNKRGRIGENFNNLRRFGNIPGNAPAPYPKMKLDGVNARVIPIQVAKKAIKVWKETEINFDYSKRPRMCPKNFIAKCRQFPYYVFNGKPTRKCVTLCKGKPCFKPCVCECLPKAKVKFSKALIPYLLIPVEKQQLIPFCNKHQTVSCTAQIYGESTNYLCAIGCGEGVCPLTCNCQCVADRPGRTFISEVVGNSNSLNVRRELNLNEQHNFDAEVGLGMAVGGHIDGGILGTVGGHIDGGSRRTVGEMTDIGNGIVFDGPELGVGDNFGASNGAVAIFDGVHLPSPRPSNHGNGVLISEGGNIVGGVQNIGGDRTAIWDGTDGVLLDNGLPVIGNTFPQPLHGIQGDAFAEPIRLISPIDGSVAGPIQAQEPPIAPLHGIETETVQVKIDVHSPAGPGQGLGAIEGLGGNNGHGGIGGQGHGNGGHGHGHIATHSNGGNGHNLGAGGIPVGNPFDMAAGNNGGVGSHGAGGTNMGHGFIDFGTVNGNGGGHGNGVGHLEMGGAGSHNNGGGHTGIGGNGAHGGGHGNGGGHFAMGGTGSHGGNGGIGGKGGIGGHGGIGGAGGHGNGGGHGGNGGIGGHGGKGGVGGHGGKGGVGGHGGKGGTGSNGHGGSKGGHGTNSGIGSANNLKLKIPGSGNKPGGAINLDLSGILAQLPGMGLGGEGNGMLNAVGGNGIGGKGGIDLFGGNTMTPTGSGFDLFGGPKRSDTSPFGKLGTEMPFDTFNLGSMSSTGTVGNKAVKGNPAMDVGMASLFSQMMGGGSVTEESCLPGTVLSCTVTPEWSHTPGLLKWCNNNCPKGVCDRERCSCTCMTQDEILLSKLMI